In Pseudoalteromonas tetraodonis, the genomic window GAAAAAGGTAAAGAACGCGCGGTTTCGTGTGTTGAGCAAAGTGACTTAGCCAACAGTGCACTGGACTCAATTACCCTTGCAGTATCACAAGCGCATAATGTCAGTGAAGAGATATCAACAGCAGCACAAGAGCAACAACAAGTATCACAAGAGATCAGTGAGCGCTTAGAGTCTATTGTTGCTATTGCCGAGCAAACAGCAGAAGGCGCTGTACAAACGAATATTTCAAGTTCAGAAGTGGCTAAATTAGCCGAAGAACTAAGAATATCAGTAGAGAACTTTAAAGTATAAATATCGCGCTGTAAGTAGCCTTAGAGCTACTTACAGCTCATACCCTAGTAAGTCAGCGTAAAGCCCCCTTATTCCTCTTCAGGCATACTTAAACAGCTCATCCGCACTCTAAATCAACAACACCAAACGACTTAGCCCGTAAAGTCATTTAATGCTCATACTCTTTATGTTTTTTAGTTATAAACAACTGATGCAATTATCTACGGAATAATTCGTGGTGCTTAACAAAAGCCAATTAGCGATTTAATTCAATGGGTATCATTACGGTGATATGGTTTCGGTGGATGATAGAGCAGATTTTAAAAACAAAAAACCCAGCATAAGCTGGGTTTTTACATTTCTGAAAGAAAACTAAATTACTTGATTTTAGCTTCTTTGAAAATCACATGTTTACGAGCCTTAGGATCGAATTTTTTGATTTCCATTTTTTCAGGCATGTTACGCTTGTTCTTGTCGGTAGTGTAGAAAAAACCAGTACCAGCAGTTGAAACTAAACGGATCTTATCGCGCATAATTCAGTTCCTTAAACTTTTTCGCCACGAGCACGGATTTCAGTAAGAACCGTGTCAATGCCTTTTTTATCGATAATACGCATACCTTTAGTAGTAGTGCGTAATGTTACAAAACGTTTTTCACTTTCAACCCAAAAACGGTGTGTTTGTAGGTTAGGTAGGAAACGACGTTTAGTCGCGTTTCTCGCGTGTGAACGGTGGTTACCAACCGCTGGACGCTTACCTGTAACTTGACATACTTTAGACATGTCTATATATCTCCAATAACTTCGCTCGAGCTTAATTTTCCCTAAGGCCATGTATTTGTGCCCTAGAGATAAATCGAAGGGCGCTCTTTATACAGCTTTTACAGGCAAAGATCAAATACTGATCTTATCCAACCAGCTCATGTGTAAATTTGATAGCGGCTAATTATAAAGATCGAATGCCCTTAGGGAAAGTAAAAACTGCATTTAAATTAAACTAATTTGCCAAAACGCACTAAACCGCTCATTTTTAGCACATATCTGAAGCGATAAACTCAAATCAGTCCCCGTTCGGCAAACGAAACACTGCTTTCACCACCAATAATAATATGATCCAACACATTTATGTCGACTAATTGCAGTGCTTGGCACAACTTATTGGTAATGAGCTTATCGGCCTGACTCGGTTCTGCAATACCACTGGGGTGATTATGTGAAAAAATCACCGCCGCCGCATTATTTTTCAGTGCCGCCTTTACCACTTCACGCGGATATACACTGGCCGCATTAATTGTGCCGTAAAATAATATTTCATCTTTTAATAAACGATTTTGACTATCAAGGTACAACACCATAAATACCTCTTGCTGCAATCCACGCATTTGCAGCGTTAAATAGTCATAAACGGCTTGTGGAGAGTTAAAAACGGCGTCGCGTACAAAGCCTTCTTGCATGTAACGCTGGCTTAGCTCAAGTACTGCTTGTAGCTGAACATATTTAGCCATTCCCAAGCCTTTTTGCGCACAAAACTCATCTATGCTGGCATTAAACAAATTATGCAGGGTTTTATTTTCGTTGATCAGATGCTGCGCCAACTCTATGGCATTCATGCCGGGTAGGCCCGTGCGCAAAAATATAGCTAATAGTTCAGCATCAGAGAGTGCCTTTGCGCCCTTTTCTAGCAGTTTTTCTCGCGGGCGGAGCGAATTAGGCAGTGACGTTAATTGCATGATTCATCCTTGAAAGGTTACTGTACTGTATAACTGTAATGCAAAATCAAAAATTAGCGCGATAAAACGCATTTTATCTTAGCTGTCACGCTCAAGATTTGTTATTTTAGCCACCATATTTTATAAAATTGATGAACAACCATGATTAATTTAACAAATAAAAAAATAGTGCTGGGTATTAGCGGTGGAATTGCAGCGTATAAATGTGCTGAACTCGTAAGACGCTTAAAAGACCATGGTTGTGACGTTAAAGTAGTAATGACCGAATCAGCAAAACATTTTATCACCCCGCTAACCATGCAAGCTGTGAGTGGTGAAATGGTGTCTGACTCATTGCTAGACCCATCAGCCGAAGCCGCTATGGGACATATTGAATTTGCCAAATGGGCTGATTTAATTTTAGTTGCCCCTGCCACCAGCAATATTATTGCGAAAATGGCCGCAGGGATTGCTGACGACTTGCTCACGACTTTATTACTGGCGACCCCCGCAAAAGTTGCCATAGCGCCAGCTATGAATCAGCAAATGTACGCACACCTTGCAACGCAAACTAATATAGCCACTTTAAAGGCTCGTGGCGTTGCTGTTTGGGGACCAGGTAAGGGTGAGCAAGCTTGTGGTGATGTCGGTGCTGGGCGAATGCTTGAACCGCATGAATTAGTGAGTTTATGCACTGAACCTGCGCAACCACAACTCTTAGCAGGTAAAACAATTACAATTACCGCAGGCCCAACCCGTGAACCTCTCGATCCTGTTCGTTTTATATCAAATCATAGCTCTGGAAAAATGGGCTATGCACTGGCGCAAGCTGCGTTATCATTTGGCGCACACGTGAACTTAATTTCAGGCCCGGTAACTATTACAGCACCGCAAGGTGTTAATTTAATTAATATAGAAAGTGCTGAACAGTTACTGCATGAGTCACTCAAATATGCGCCTCACTCAGATGCCTTTATTGGTTGTGCCGCTGTGGCCGATTATCGTGCAGCAAGTATCGCCACGCAAAAAATGAAAAAACAAGGCGATGAACTCACTCTTAGCTTAGTTAAAAACCCAGATGTAATAGCCGCGGTTGCAAACCTCACACAAAACCGCCCTTACACCGTCGGCTTCGCCGCAGAAACGCAGAACGTTGCTAATTACGCAAAGGGGAAACTAACCAATAAAAACCTCGATATGATTTGTGCCAACGATGTATCGCACAGTGATGTAGGCTTTAATTCTGAGCGCAACGCACTCACCCTGTATTGGCAAAATGAACAACTCGACTTACCTGAAACCAGTAAAATAGAAATAGCGGTTAAAGTGATCGAGCAGCTCGCCAAACGATTATAAAAAGGCTGGAAACAAACTGAATAAAACATTAACATGATGACGCCTTGTGACCTTTTGGTGTAATTTTACTACGCTAAAATAGCTTAACGCTTGCGCATTACTAATGTATCGCTGTAATACGTGCAAAAACACCCCATTGAGTATTGCGCGCTGTAACACTTGGCACAAAGCTGTGTTATCGCACATTTATGTTGAAAAAAATAACTATTAAAAAGGAATGTTCATGCCTGCGACAAAAAAAAGTAATCGCAAAGAGCAAATACTGCAAGCACTCGCACAAATGTTAGAAACCAGCCCAGGCCAGCGTATTACAACAGCCAAACTTGCCGCAGAAGTTGGCGTATCTGAAGCCGCTCTTTATCGCCACTTTCCTAGTAAAGCGCGCATGTTTGAAGGGTTAATTGAATTTATTGAAGACACGCTGCTATCACGTATTAATCTTATTTTAGATAACGAGAAAGAAAGTAAAGCACGTGTATACAACACCCTATTACTGCTGCTAACGTTTGCCGAAAAAAACCCAGGCATAACCCGTATATTAACAGGCGATGCTCTACAGGGTGAACAAGAGCGACTTCGTGAGCGTGTACAAGGCTTATTTGAAAAGCTAGAAACCCAATTTAAACAAATCCTTAGAGAGCGTAAGCTACGTGAAGGTAAAAACTTCCAAAGCGATGAGTTAACCCTAGCTAACTTTTTGCTTGCCTACGTTGAAGGTAAAATGAATCAGTTTGTGCGCAGTAATTTTAGTGCACGACCTAGCGAGCAATTTGAAAAACAATGGCCAGAGCTTCAAAAAATTTGGTTATAAGGTTTTAGTTAATTTTGCTAGCAAGGTTATTAAATTAAACTATTTAGCCATTTCTTATAATCTATTCCACATAAACTCTGTGTTCTTTTTATAAATTAGACTTAAAAATAAATTTGAACACAGAGCTGAAAGTAAAAAAATTGAAAACCACAATTAAACTTCCGCTTCCCTAACTTTTTACGGATACTTAGCACCTCGCATTCCGTAGCCCGAAAGTTTTACCTTTTACCTTTTACCTTATATTTTTAACCTCTCATCTCTGCCCTGCTACCACTTATCGTATCTACTCGAATTGTTATTAAAACTCGTTACAATAAAATAATGTTAAAAAACGAGAATCTATAATGAAAACACAACTCACTCTTGTAGGCTGTGCACTTATTACCAGCTTAACGAGCGCCAGTGCTTTAGCTAATAAGCCACTAGAATTTAAAGATGTATTTGATTTTAAATCTGCAAAAGGCACGCAGCTTTCTGAAAATGGTCAAATCCTTTCTTTAAGTGCAACCCCTTATCGCGGGAATGCTACCGGGAAAGTCTACTCACTCAATAGCAATAAGCTTATTGCTGAAGTGGAACGAGGAACCCGTCCTACCATTAGCAAAATGGCTAACTGGGTCGCATTTACGCAGGTGCCTACTCTGCTTGAAAAAGAAACCACTAAGAAAAAAAGTGACTTAAAAAATAACTTAGTATTAGTGAACACCCAAACCGGTGAGCAGCAAAGCTTTAATAATGTAAAAGATTACGTGCTAGCTAATAACGGCCAGTGGCTGGCCTATCGCAAAAATGAAAACGCTGAAGAAGACGATAAAAAGCTCGACAGCGACAGCGCTATCACTGCCGACAAAAAAGATAAAAGCTATCCGCTGGTTATCATCAACTTAAGTGACAAACGCACTCATACTCTTGAAAGTGCCTTTACCTATGGCATTAGTGCCACCAGCGATCAACTATTGGTGAGTCAAAGCTATGTGGATGGCGGCAATAATCAAATTACCTTATTTTCACTCGATAATTTTACCAGCACCGTATTAATTGATGAGCCTGGTGTGGTTGCTAGCAAAATAGCGTGGCACCCAATCGAAAAAACCGTTGCGTTTACCTTAGGCAACTATGTAAACGATGATAAGCGTCGTCGTCAGTACGAATTAACGCTGTGGCAAAACGACACGCTAACCACTGTGCAATCACCTAACCCAGAATGGTTAATGGGCAAAACCGCGACATTAACTTGGGCCGAAGATGGTACACGTTTATACTTTGAAAACCGCCCAAAACTCGCAGCAAAAATTAAACAAAAAGAATACACAGATGAGTCATCACTGTATGACTTTGAGGTAATTCGCGACCATAAAGGGTTAAATGTATGGCACAACAATGACGCGCAAATTAAACCTCGCGAAGAGCAGCAATGGAATGAAAATAATAAAAACCGTCATTACACGGCGGTATACCATGTAAACTCACAGCAAGTCGTTCAGTTAAGCACGCCAAATATGCCTGAGCTGTCGCTTAATACTGAGCGTGCCACTTCATTGTTAGGCTACTCAAATTTAGCGCATCTTGAAAAAGTAATGTATGGCGGTTTTTTTGCTGACTACTTTGCTGTTGATATAAACACGGGTAAACAGACTCCTATCATTAACGACTATCCATTTAGACCGAGCCTTGCGCCCAATGGGCAGTTTGCTGCTTACTTTGATAATAACCAAGTACAGCTTAAAAACTTAGGTAATAATAAAGTGAGCGTACTCAGCAAGGCGATTAACGCCACGTTTGCCGATGACAAACACGACTATCCATCCAAGCAGCCTGGTTATGGTTTTGCAGGCTGGCTGAACGATAGCAGCGAAATACTGGTTTACAGCAAATACGATATTTGGTCGTTTAACGTCAATACCAAGCAAGCTAAACGCTTAACTAATGGTAAAAAAAGTAACACGCAATACAGAGTGATCAAACTTGATAAAAACCAAGTAGCCTTTAACAACAATGATACGCTCCTGCTTTCTGCAATTAATTTACAAAGCAAGCAAAGTGAAGTGGCAAAACTTAATTTAGCAACTCTTGAAGTCACTGAATTACTTACAGGTAATAAGCGCTTTGATGTAATTAAAAAGGCCAAACATGCCGATAAATACTTATTTACTGAGCAAACCTATCAGCAATTTCCAGACATTTATCAAACAGACTCTAACTTTAAACAACCACAACGCGTAACTAACCTTAACCCTCAGATAAGCAACTTTGCTTGGGGACAAGCACCTGAACTCATTAGCTATAAAGGCTTTGATGGTGAAGATTTACAAGGGGTATTAATCAAGCCTGCCGGCTACAAAAAAGGCGATAAAGTGCCTGTTGTGGTGTACTTTTACCGCTACATGAGCCAGCGCATGTATGACTTTCCAAAAATGGAATTAAATCATCGCCCTAATTTCCCGATGTTTACCTCAAATGGCTACGCCATTTTTTTACCTGACATTCGCTTTGAAATAGGACACCCCGGTAAATCTTCAACTCAAACCATGATCAACGCCACCCAAAAGCTGATTGATTTAGGCATTGCCGACCCAGATAAAATAGGTTTACAAGGCCACTCTTGGGCGGGTTATCAAAGTGCATTTATGATCACCCAAACTGATATGTTTAAAGCAGTGGTATCGGGCGCGCCAGTGTCTAACATGACCAGTGCTTACAGTGGCATTCGCTTAAAATCTGGACTTGCACGCCAATTTCAATACGAAACAGGGCAAAGCCGTATTGGTAAAAATTTATTTGAAGCACCTGAGCTTTATATTGAAAACTCACCGGTATTTTTTGCCGATAAAGTAAACACGCCTATCTTAATTATGTTTGGCGACAAAGATGATGCGGTGCCATGGCATGAAGGCGTGCAATATTACTTAGCGCTTCGCCGCGCAGGTAAAGATGCAACCTTTTTACAATACGAAGGTGAACCACACCACTTGAAAAAGTTTCCTAATCAGGTCGATTTTTCAGTGCGTATGATGCAGTACTTTGATCATTATCTTAAAGGCAAACCGGCCGCTAAGTGGATGAAAGAAGGTGAAGCGTTTATCGAAGAGTAACCACTAGAAGTTAAAAAACCCCGATAGCACTGCGTGATATCGGGGTTTTTAACTATGTAATCATCATCACTTTAAAGAGAGTGTCCAAAGTAATAATGTGCCCGTCATATCTCTAGCTGAAGATCTACTCGCTATCACTGCAATGCAGAACTGTATTTTGCATACAAAAATAGCGCAAGCTAGATAACCCTTTCTTTTTGTAGTTATTTACTCGGTACTTTTATATGAGCGGGTTATGAGTAATAATCAGTCAATAAAAAAGACACAGTCTAAGAGAAATAAAGCATGCTAGATTTTTGGTACAAAGGACTACCACAGTATCCAAAAGATCATAAAGACTTTTGGCGCACACGCTTAATTGCTCATTCATTATTAACGGCAACCTGCTACTTTTTAGTTTTAACCCTACTCAACCTGTTCTACTTTCACAGTTACGATATTGCCGCCATTGATGCATTAGGCTTAGTTATATCATTAGCTATTTATGGCTGGTTTAGTAAAACTGCAAATGTAAGTGCTGCGGCATGGGCAGTTACATTTATGGTCGTTAGTTTAATAATGACATTTGTTATCTCTGTCGGTGGCCTTGCTCACTCTTTATTTTGGGCAACACTTATTCCCCCTTTTGCGTTTTTTTTAGTGGGTAGAAATTGGGGGAGCATTTTTAGCGCCATTGCTTTTTGTATTTGTGCTTACCTAACTTATAAGCAACAACAGCTAACCGTCACTATCGGGCTGGGCTCTTTATTTAATATCATTGAGGTCAGCATTGCCCATATCTTAATTTTCAGATTTTATGAAAAAACACGTTTTTCTGCATATGCGCATTTAACAACCCGTAATATAGAGATTCAACATCTCGCTGAAACAGATAAACTCACAGGGCTTTATAATAGACAAAAATTTGATTATGCATTGTCGCAAGTCATTACCAGCAGCAAAGAAACAAAAACCACAAACTGCTTATTTATTTGTGATATTGATCACTTTAAGAAAATAAACGACGCCTATGGTCATTTAGTCGGTGATAAAGTGTTAGCTGAGTTTGCTAAACTAATTAAAAGTAGCATGCCCAACCATTCATTAATTGCGCGTTGGGGGGGAGAAGAGTTTACTATTATTTTACCAAACACCTCACTGACCAATGCATTAGCACAAGCAAACGCGTT contains:
- the rpmG gene encoding 50S ribosomal protein L33; amino-acid sequence: MRDKIRLVSTAGTGFFYTTDKNKRNMPEKMEIKKFDPKARKHVIFKEAKIK
- the rpmB gene encoding 50S ribosomal protein L28, whose product is MSKVCQVTGKRPAVGNHRSHARNATKRRFLPNLQTHRFWVESEKRFVTLRTTTKGMRIIDKKGIDTVLTEIRARGEKV
- the radC gene encoding RadC family protein, encoding MQLTSLPNSLRPREKLLEKGAKALSDAELLAIFLRTGLPGMNAIELAQHLINENKTLHNLFNASIDEFCAQKGLGMAKYVQLQAVLELSQRYMQEGFVRDAVFNSPQAVYDYLTLQMRGLQQEVFMVLYLDSQNRLLKDEILFYGTINAASVYPREVVKAALKNNAAAVIFSHNHPSGIAEPSQADKLITNKLCQALQLVDINVLDHIIIGGESSVSFAERGLI
- the coaBC gene encoding bifunctional phosphopantothenoylcysteine decarboxylase/phosphopantothenate--cysteine ligase CoaBC, whose product is MINLTNKKIVLGISGGIAAYKCAELVRRLKDHGCDVKVVMTESAKHFITPLTMQAVSGEMVSDSLLDPSAEAAMGHIEFAKWADLILVAPATSNIIAKMAAGIADDLLTTLLLATPAKVAIAPAMNQQMYAHLATQTNIATLKARGVAVWGPGKGEQACGDVGAGRMLEPHELVSLCTEPAQPQLLAGKTITITAGPTREPLDPVRFISNHSSGKMGYALAQAALSFGAHVNLISGPVTITAPQGVNLINIESAEQLLHESLKYAPHSDAFIGCAAVADYRAASIATQKMKKQGDELTLSLVKNPDVIAAVANLTQNRPYTVGFAAETQNVANYAKGKLTNKNLDMICANDVSHSDVGFNSERNALTLYWQNEQLDLPETSKIEIAVKVIEQLAKRL
- the slmA gene encoding nucleoid occlusion factor SlmA, translated to MPATKKSNRKEQILQALAQMLETSPGQRITTAKLAAEVGVSEAALYRHFPSKARMFEGLIEFIEDTLLSRINLILDNEKESKARVYNTLLLLLTFAEKNPGITRILTGDALQGEQERLRERVQGLFEKLETQFKQILRERKLREGKNFQSDELTLANFLLAYVEGKMNQFVRSNFSARPSEQFEKQWPELQKIWL
- a CDS encoding S9 family peptidase, yielding MKTQLTLVGCALITSLTSASALANKPLEFKDVFDFKSAKGTQLSENGQILSLSATPYRGNATGKVYSLNSNKLIAEVERGTRPTISKMANWVAFTQVPTLLEKETTKKKSDLKNNLVLVNTQTGEQQSFNNVKDYVLANNGQWLAYRKNENAEEDDKKLDSDSAITADKKDKSYPLVIINLSDKRTHTLESAFTYGISATSDQLLVSQSYVDGGNNQITLFSLDNFTSTVLIDEPGVVASKIAWHPIEKTVAFTLGNYVNDDKRRRQYELTLWQNDTLTTVQSPNPEWLMGKTATLTWAEDGTRLYFENRPKLAAKIKQKEYTDESSLYDFEVIRDHKGLNVWHNNDAQIKPREEQQWNENNKNRHYTAVYHVNSQQVVQLSTPNMPELSLNTERATSLLGYSNLAHLEKVMYGGFFADYFAVDINTGKQTPIINDYPFRPSLAPNGQFAAYFDNNQVQLKNLGNNKVSVLSKAINATFADDKHDYPSKQPGYGFAGWLNDSSEILVYSKYDIWSFNVNTKQAKRLTNGKKSNTQYRVIKLDKNQVAFNNNDTLLLSAINLQSKQSEVAKLNLATLEVTELLTGNKRFDVIKKAKHADKYLFTEQTYQQFPDIYQTDSNFKQPQRVTNLNPQISNFAWGQAPELISYKGFDGEDLQGVLIKPAGYKKGDKVPVVVYFYRYMSQRMYDFPKMELNHRPNFPMFTSNGYAIFLPDIRFEIGHPGKSSTQTMINATQKLIDLGIADPDKIGLQGHSWAGYQSAFMITQTDMFKAVVSGAPVSNMTSAYSGIRLKSGLARQFQYETGQSRIGKNLFEAPELYIENSPVFFADKVNTPILIMFGDKDDAVPWHEGVQYYLALRRAGKDATFLQYEGEPHHLKKFPNQVDFSVRMMQYFDHYLKGKPAAKWMKEGEAFIEE
- a CDS encoding GGDEF domain-containing protein — its product is MLDFWYKGLPQYPKDHKDFWRTRLIAHSLLTATCYFLVLTLLNLFYFHSYDIAAIDALGLVISLAIYGWFSKTANVSAAAWAVTFMVVSLIMTFVISVGGLAHSLFWATLIPPFAFFLVGRNWGSIFSAIAFCICAYLTYKQQQLTVTIGLGSLFNIIEVSIAHILIFRFYEKTRFSAYAHLTTRNIEIQHLAETDKLTGLYNRQKFDYALSQVITSSKETKTTNCLFICDIDHFKKINDAYGHLVGDKVLAEFAKLIKSSMPNHSLIARWGGEEFTIILPNTSLTNALAQANALKDYISTHPVANIQLTISIGVATISSDDSVISVLERADSALYEAKNNGRNSVYFSDNKLTIVASASLL